CGGGACGGTGACACGGTCCTGGCCCGTGCGGACCCAGGCGCCGACACCGGTCTGCTTCTCCTTGAGGCTGCGTACGGCGAAACCGCCGTCGCGCTCGGTGTTGTAGGCGTCGGCCCCGTAGAGGCGGAACGTCAGCGGCTGCGCCGTCTTGTTGGTGACGACGACCTTGTCGGTGATGGTCGTGCCGGGGTCGGCGGAGAGATAGAAGTACGGGCGGGCGCCGACCTTGGAGGCGGCGGGGAAGACCGACCAGCTGCCGTTGTCGGCGGCCTGGGCGGGCGTGCTCGTGCATACGGCGGCAGCAAGCAGAGAGAACACGGTCAGCAGGAGTACGTACAACTTGCGCACGGTGCGGAACCCCCGGGTTGGGGTGGGCCGACGGGTGCGCCCCGGCCCACCGGACGGTCAGCTGAGGGTCAGGGTGAGCGTGCCGGAGTACGCGCCGGGTGCGGTGAACGCCGGGACGTTCAGCGAGACCTTGGCGTTGGCAGTGAACTCACCACCGGTGAGGGCCCCGTTGGGCGTCGAGGCGAGGGTCGCCCCTGCGCTTCCGACCGTGCCCGCCGAACCGGCGGCGCAGGTGCTGGGGCTGCCGGTCTTGGTGGCGCAGGCCGGAGTCCAGGAGAGCTGGTCGGCTCCGATGGACGCGCCCGAAGGACCGGAGAACGCGGTGACCTTGCCGGTCAGCGACCAGCCGGCCGGACCGCCGCGGAAGTCCTTCACGGTCACCGTCTGCAGGTCGCCGGTGGATGCGCCGCCCTGTCCGAAGTCGACGGACGACATCGCGACGGTGTCACCGGCCTGGGACATCGACAACGTCCCTGCCTTGACCGAGGAGTTGAGCTTCTGGGTGAGATCCCCGGGGTTCACCACGGGAATGACGCTGTACGCGGCAGGTCCCGCGCCCTTCGCCGGATCCCAGGTGGCCCCCTCGAAGACGACGATTCCCGTAGTGGCCGGGTCCGTGACCTTCAGGTTGACACCGATCGTGCCGGACGCGGGGACCGTGAAGGCCTGGGTGTCCGAGGTGACCGAGGTGCCGTTCCAGCCCGCAGCGATCGCTGCGGAGCCGCCGGTGAACTTCGTACCCGAGACGACCACACGGTCGCCGGGTGCACCGGAAGCCTTGCTGAGCGAGATGGTGCGCTCGTTGACCGGACCGCCGCCGTCCGTCGCGGTGACCGTCTCGGAGACGGGCGCGGGACCGTTGGTCACGGTGCAGGGGGTGTCCAGCTCCATGATGTAGCTGGTGTGGATGTTGTAGTCACTGGGCGAGAGCGTGATCGCGCCGGGCGCGGTCACCTTGAACGTCCCGGTCATGGAGAACTGCGGGAAGGCACCCTTGGCGGGCACCGGGTCGTTCTTCTTGGGCCCTGCGACGGTGACGCTGCCGGTCTGAGCGCCGCCGAGGGCGACCTTGCCGGTGGGCGTCATGATGTCGGCGGGGAGCGCCAGGTCGACCGGGTTGCTCGCGGCGGGCTTGATCACGGTGTACGTCACGGTGACCGTGTCGCCCACCTTGGGGGCCGCGTTGTCGACGGTGATCTGCGCGGTCGTGGTGCCGTCGATCGGCGGGATCCCGGCGATGGCGGGCGGAATGCAGTGGGTGGCGAAGTCGACCGCCGTGGAAGCGGCGGCCGTGGCCTCGGCATGCGCCGACCCGGCGAGGACCCCTCCCCCACCGACGGCGAGCGCGGCCACTCCTAATGCTGCGGCCCAGCGACGTCTTCGTGTTCCTCTTGCCATGGTTGGCCCCTCCTGAGGGACAAGGGCGCAGCGGCTCTTCTGCGCCGGCAGAGGGCCATTGACGAGCGATGGCCGAAAGAAGTCAATGGAACCGAAATGCACTGACTGATGGGACGTCAGATGCTGTCAAGATCCCTGTGCGCGCAGGTCAGGAGGAGGGGCCGTTCGCTCAGCCTGCGGTGACGGTGGCCCGCAGGGCTCCGTCGGGGCCCGCGAGCAGCACCGGGGTACCGGCCCCGCCCAGGTCACGTACGGCGGCACGGTCCTCGTCGGAGGCGGCCTCCGCCTCGCTGACGACCGCCGCGGCCTCCAGGGACTGCGCCCCCGACGCCACCGCCATCGCGACCGCGGTCTGCAGCGCGGAGAGTTTGAGGGAGTCCAGGGAGACGGTCCCCGCGACGTACGTCCGTCCGGTCTCGTCGCGTACGGCAGCCCCTTCGGGCACTCCGTTGCGGGCCCGCGCACTGCGCGCCAACGTGATGATCTTGCGGTCCTCGGGGCCGAGGTCGGTGCTCTCAGTCATACGGTGAGCATAGGGAAACCGTCCGGGGGCGGCGCACCTGGGCGACCCCTGGAACCGATGCCGCGGGCCGGGCGGCACCGGTTCGTCGCGCTGGGGATCAGTCGGCCACGAACGCACCCGGGTCCTGTGCGGTCACCGCATCGCACGAAACCGTCGTACCGAAGATCGAGAGAGTGAGCGCCGTACCACCGAAGTACGAGTCGAGCGAGTCACCGGTGGCAAAGCTGGTGGCGCTGGTCAGCGGTCCGCTCTTGTAGGGGGTGCCGGACGGCATGAGCGGGTTGCTGCTGCCCGTGAACACGGCGGTGCCCGAGCCGTTCAGGGCGAGGGTGAGCGAGGTGGTCGCGTCGCCCGGGTTGATCTGGAGCGGCGTGGTGACGGCCGTCTCCACGGAGACGACGATGCCGCTGCCGGTCTGCGCGGCGGTCAGCTGAGCAGTGCCACCGCCGAAGATGCCGCAGTCGTACTCCGCGGTGGCGACCGTCGGGGTCACCGCCGCAGCGGCCGGAGCGAACGCGAGACCGCCCAGGGCGAGAGCTCCCGCCGCGACGGCCGTGCCGATGCCTAATCTTGCGCGTCCCATGAAATTCCCCTTCCCTTGTCAGGGAGTTGGGCCTGGCCGCACGAGGGCGCACGAGATCCACGCGGTGGACTCCCACCGGATGCCCGTCGCCGGGCACGGCGCTGCAGGGGTGCGTGAAAGGCGTACGCGAACCTTCCGCGGGTGGGGCGGGCGCGGCACGGAAGGAGGGGCGGCCGAACGCGGGTAAAGGACTGCGGCTCTGCGTCCTGTACCCGGCCGTCCCTTGAATCTGACGGTCCGTCGGATGTGCGAGCCTGCCCATTGAGACGCAAGTGGCCAATGATTACAAGGGGAACTCCCTTGATTCTTCCGGCTGTTCGGTTTTGGCGGGATTCAGCCCGCGACCGGGTACATCGACCCGCGCCGCCCCTCGGGCGAGGCCAGCCACTGCAGCTTGGCCTCCGTGCCGGTGTCCGGCAGCGGGGTGTGGAGCACGATCGAGAGGTCGGGGCGGGCCGGGACCCTGAGGTTGGTGGACTCGACGTACAGCGTGCCGACCACCGGGTTCTCCAGCTCCTTGCGCACCTGGCCGCTGGGGGCGATGTCGCGGCGGGCCCACAACTCGGCGAATTCCGGGCTGAGTTCCTGCGCCTCCTCGATCACCGCCTGGAATCCCTCGTCGTCCGGGTGCTCCGAGCAGGCTGCGCGGTACTGGGCGACGACATGGTGGGCGATCGCCTCCCAGCCCTTGTTGCGGGAGCGGTAGATCGGGTCGGTGAAGAAGGCGATCAGGCAGTTCTGCACGATCTCGGGGCGCATGGCGAGGACCATCGCGGCCGCGTCGTTGTAGCGCACCGTGTTCCAGTAGCGGTCCATGATGTGCGCCGGGAACGGCATCCAGGCGTTGATCAGCCGCTGCAGCCCCTCGCACATGTCCGCGTTGGCCGGATCGACCTCGGGGGGCGGCGGGTTGAGCCCGGCCAGTACGTACAGATGCCGGCGCTCGGCGCTGCTCAGCTTCAGCACGCGGCCGACCGAGTCCAGGACCTGCGGCGAGACGGTGATGTCGCGGCCCTGCTCCAACCACTGGTACCAGGAGACGCCGACGCCCGCGAGGACGGCGACCTCCTCGCGCCGCAGCCCCGGCGTACGGCGCCTGGCCCCGCCGTCGGGGAGGCCCGCCTCGGCCGGGCTGACCCTGGCGCGGCGGCTCATCAGGAACTCGCGGAGCTCGCTGAGCCGGTGCGATTTGGGGTCATGTGCGGTGTTCTGTACCGGGCTGGCCACGTCGACTCCCCCTGTGATGCTGGCTGGTGGTACGAACACCAGCATAAGTTGCCGCTCCCCACGCCCGTCCGGGAAGCCCGAGGGTGAGGTCATGGCGATCGACTCCGCACCCTCAACCACCACCCCACAGGCCCCCGCTCCGGAAGCACCGGCAGCCCCGGCGGCCCCAGAGCGGCTCTCCCCCCGGGCCAAGCTCATCCTCTTCGTCCTGTGCGCCGCCCAGTTCATGGTCGCGCTCGACTTCTCCGTACTGAACGTGGCGCTGCCCGTCCTGGGCAAGGACCTCGGCATGACCCAGTCAGGACTGCAGTGGGCGGTCACCGCCTTCGCCCTCCCGTCCGGCGGCTTCCTGTTGCTCTTCGGCCGGATCGCCGACCTCTTCGGCCGCCGCAAGCTCTTCCTGACGGGCCTCGCCGTCTTCGGCTCGGCGTCCCTGCTCGCCACCCTCGCCTGGAACCCCGAGGTCTTCCTCGCCGGGCGTGCGCTCCAGGGCCTCGGCGCGGCCGTGATCGTCCCCACCGGGATGTCCCTGCTGACCACCACCTTCCCCGAAGGCCCGCAGCGCGACCGGGCGCTGGGCATCAGCGGCACCCTGCTCTCGCTGGGCTTCACCGTCGGCATGGTGCTGGGCGGCGTACTGACCGACACGCTCGGCTGGCGCTCGACCATGGGTCTGCTCGGTGTGGCCTCGGCGGTCGTGCTGGCGTTCGCCCCCGGTCTGCTGACCGAGTCGCGCAACCCGGTCCGCCCCCGTCTGGACGTCCCCGGCGCGGTGACCGTCACCGGCGGCCTGCTCGCCCTGATCTACTCCCTGTCGACGGCCGCCCAGAACGGTTTCGGCCACACCGACGTCATCGCCACCCTGATCGCCGGAATCGCCCTGCTGACCGCCTTCGTGGTCGTCGAGTCGAGGGCGGAGGCCCCGCTGGTCTCGCTCCCGATGCTGAAGCGACGCACCGTGGCCTGGGGCAACTTCGGTGGTCTGATCACCTTCTCGATGATGTCGACGGTCGTCTTCGTCCTCACCCTCTACTTGCAGGAGGTCCTGAAGCTCTCGTCCTTCGAGACCGGCCTCGTCTTCGGAGTGCAGGGTGTGATGTCGGCCGTGGCCGGTACGTACGCGGCGAAGGTCATCGGCCGGTTCGGCGTCCGCCGCGTCCTGGTCGGATCGCTGCTCGGCCAGGGCCTGTTCGTCGGCGCCCTGCTGTTCATCGGCTCCTCGGCCGGCGCCCTGGTCGCGACGGTCGCTGTCTCGCTGGCCAGCATGTGCCACCTCGGCGCGATCATCTCGTACGGACTGACCGTCACCTCGGGGGTCCCCGACGAGGAGCAGGGGCTGGCGACCGGACTGGTCACCACCACCCAGCAGATCGGCCTCACCATCGGCATCCCGCTGCTGGGCGTGCTGGCCACCACGCAGGGCGACCTGTTCACCGGGGTGCGGACGGTGCTCGCCATCGACGCGGCGATCGTGGTGGCTGCGGCGGTCCTGGTGGCCGTGGGCCTCGGCCGCAGGAAGGCGTGAGCGTCAGGGCCGGTCGAGCCGCAGGCGCTCCGCCTTCGGCAGACCCGCCACCACCAGGTCGTACGAATCCTCGATGAGCTCCCGGACCATGCGGTCCGGGAGCTCTCCCACGGTCACGGTGTTCCAGTGGCGCTTGTTCATGTGCCAGCCGGGGATGATCGCCGGGTGCTCCTCGCGGAGCTGGATCGCGATCTCGGGCTCGCACTTGAGGTTGACGGTGAGCGGGTCGCCGTCGAGGTGGGAGAGCGCGAAGAGTTTGCCGAGGACCTTGAAGACGGAGGTCTCGGGCCCGAACGGGAACTCCTCGACGCTCGCGTTGAATTCCAGGCAGAACGCCCTGAGTTCCTGCGCGGTCTTCATGTCCCACTCCCCATGTCTCAGTCCCCTTCGGCCGGTTCCACCGGCCGGACCGGCTCTGCCAGTACGGTCACGATCTTGTTCCTGCGTCCGGCCGGGGACTCCGCGG
The sequence above is drawn from the Streptomyces sp. NBC_01465 genome and encodes:
- a CDS encoding WxL domain-containing protein, giving the protein MARGTRRRRWAAALGVAALAVGGGGVLAGSAHAEATAAASTAVDFATHCIPPAIAGIPPIDGTTTAQITVDNAAPKVGDTVTVTYTVIKPAASNPVDLALPADIMTPTGKVALGGAQTGSVTVAGPKKNDPVPAKGAFPQFSMTGTFKVTAPGAITLSPSDYNIHTSYIMELDTPCTVTNGPAPVSETVTATDGGGPVNERTISLSKASGAPGDRVVVSGTKFTGGSAAIAAGWNGTSVTSDTQAFTVPASGTIGVNLKVTDPATTGIVVFEGATWDPAKGAGPAAYSVIPVVNPGDLTQKLNSSVKAGTLSMSQAGDTVAMSSVDFGQGGASTGDLQTVTVKDFRGGPAGWSLTGKVTAFSGPSGASIGADQLSWTPACATKTGSPSTCAAGSAGTVGSAGATLASTPNGALTGGEFTANAKVSLNVPAFTAPGAYSGTLTLTLS
- a CDS encoding cytidine deaminase translates to MTESTDLGPEDRKIITLARSARARNGVPEGAAVRDETGRTYVAGTVSLDSLKLSALQTAVAMAVASGAQSLEAAAVVSEAEAASDEDRAAVRDLGGAGTPVLLAGPDGALRATVTAG
- a CDS encoding helix-turn-helix transcriptional regulator; amino-acid sequence: MSRRARVSPAEAGLPDGGARRRTPGLRREEVAVLAGVGVSWYQWLEQGRDITVSPQVLDSVGRVLKLSSAERRHLYVLAGLNPPPPEVDPANADMCEGLQRLINAWMPFPAHIMDRYWNTVRYNDAAAMVLAMRPEIVQNCLIAFFTDPIYRSRNKGWEAIAHHVVAQYRAACSEHPDDEGFQAVIEEAQELSPEFAELWARRDIAPSGQVRKELENPVVGTLYVESTNLRVPARPDLSIVLHTPLPDTGTEAKLQWLASPEGRRGSMYPVAG
- a CDS encoding MFS transporter, whose product is MAIDSAPSTTTPQAPAPEAPAAPAAPERLSPRAKLILFVLCAAQFMVALDFSVLNVALPVLGKDLGMTQSGLQWAVTAFALPSGGFLLLFGRIADLFGRRKLFLTGLAVFGSASLLATLAWNPEVFLAGRALQGLGAAVIVPTGMSLLTTTFPEGPQRDRALGISGTLLSLGFTVGMVLGGVLTDTLGWRSTMGLLGVASAVVLAFAPGLLTESRNPVRPRLDVPGAVTVTGGLLALIYSLSTAAQNGFGHTDVIATLIAGIALLTAFVVVESRAEAPLVSLPMLKRRTVAWGNFGGLITFSMMSTVVFVLTLYLQEVLKLSSFETGLVFGVQGVMSAVAGTYAAKVIGRFGVRRVLVGSLLGQGLFVGALLFIGSSAGALVATVAVSLASMCHLGAIISYGLTVTSGVPDEEQGLATGLVTTTQQIGLTIGIPLLGVLATTQGDLFTGVRTVLAIDAAIVVAAAVLVAVGLGRRKA
- a CDS encoding MmcQ/YjbR family DNA-binding protein, whose protein sequence is MKTAQELRAFCLEFNASVEEFPFGPETSVFKVLGKLFALSHLDGDPLTVNLKCEPEIAIQLREEHPAIIPGWHMNKRHWNTVTVGELPDRMVRELIEDSYDLVVAGLPKAERLRLDRP